The segment TTTGGTGATTTGATtaataaacaaaagataaagTTGTTGGCATGTTCATAGAATACACCAGCCACCCTACCATCTTTGGATGGTGCATGTGGTGGCTCACGGTAAAACATAAACCAGTTTCCTTATTGTTTTTTGATTCTTAATAACAAGGGCTACCTTAGAAGGCAGCGTGTGTTGCTTAATTTTTAGTAGTTTAATGGCAGttggcttttttcttttcttttcttttctctttttcccttgaaatttaatcctcattcttttaattattatttattttatttaggacggtttttataactattttttttaatctcatccttcTTAATTATATCTACATATCAGattttatcttcattcttttgattgatattttataacattgacaaattttttaaattgattttttattccatccttcaatattaaattgaactTCTTAATTGAACCCAAGTTTAGGATTTAACTGGTTAGgaatttgagagattaactTAGGTGTAAGATATTCTCCGAgttcatttgttgttttattttcttttattacactcatgtttttaattttatcatttggtatttgatttaattgaatattgggctccaaaattttatttttcctttatttaggatttttcattgattttaaaaatatctcatatcattttatattttgttctttgctagatttaacttttttaaaaatatatattttttaattaaattaaattaatttctcaagttttgttttaaaatatatatcatacaATGTGTCATCATAtccatttattttaatatttttttaggttagaaAGAATATATATCTAACCTAAAGCATTGCATTaagcaaaaaattatttttttaagtttatatttttttaagttatatccttcatcatttgatttattaagagattagaatccttttttttttctatatgttttattgagtaatttaaaaaataatatggtttatcttggtctttttatttatcattcattgttaatttttttaattatattgttaaattaaccTAGTtttgagctcttttttttttcagatatatccttcatcatttgatttattaagatattagaatccactttttttttctatatggtttattgactaatttaaaaaatgacatggtttatcttgatctttttatttatttatcgttcattaatttttttcattatattattaaattaacctagCTTTATGGATCCAGTCAGATCAATTACtcgattattgattttttcttttttttaagaaaacattgGTGTTGCCCGagcatctttttttaatcatggtattaaattaacttgatttaatgGATTCAATCAAGTCAATAACCAGagtctcaaattttgtttttctttaaaaacattagTTTGGGTCGTGTCATAGCAAATAAGTTTGCTtgagtcatgtttttttttttacatttttaagtgaatttttatttattttcagcctttaatatttggttaattagcATTGGGTTCCTAATTCATTTTGATTTGGATTTCATGGTATTATCACGGACTTATGCCCTTGATCAAGAGTATTGCGGGTTAAGCATGATTGGCCTTGATCAATCTAGTATGTcaatatctcaatatttattaaaaacaaatatgtcatCCAATGTATCACCAtcttaatgttttcaaatttccttGTCCATTATACATCAAACTTTTTACTtcctaatattttaatttgttttaaaaaaacaagttataataaaatgatttgacCTATATTGTAGCGCGAGCAAAATAACTAGTAAAGAAGCTAAAAGAAAATGCCATTTCCATCTAGAAAagatgattttataaatttttctaatttgtttaatGTAACTATGgcaaatatgtaattttttttaatttttttcaaaataatttttttgtttagatttttttttctttttttctttgagtttgacatatttatcattttacacttggtctgtttatcaatttttttttcttatcttcattcttttgtaatttttatttttttcttcacattttttgttggaaaacaaatttttattttttattctttacacttggcatatttatcactttatatttttcctatttacattattattttttttgttatttttattattttgtaatttttccttttttttccttacacctttttggaaaaaattattattttttatcctttatacTTATCATATTTATCAATATACACTTGGTTTATTTATCACATCTTGATAAACTCattaatagaattaaaaaacaatataaaaccctgaaatcaaaccaaaaaaaatattcatgggctcaaatatatttttttaagcaatttaAAGGTAAACTCTccttaacaaataaaatctattgacatcaaaattaattattttaacaattataattaatattaattttaattttttctctttatcatTAGAatccaactattttttttcctctctcaaaaCATgaactaacaaataaaaacaagttttgaaataaatttttttttgaaattctaaaAACCAGAGAATccgatatttataatttaaaaagtataacttctaaaataaacattttgcTCAAAGTTAGAAAAAACTTGTTACTTTTTCCTAacaattaacttaaattaacgttcaattttgttttataaaaacaaaataaaaaattgtgctgggatagaataaaaaaagtgaataatGAATGaatctatataataaaaaatcattattttttgggctgtttagggtttatttatttttttattttaaaaatattttaaaaaaaatttaaaatatttttattttttattttaaattaattatttttttatatttttaaattatttttatgtattaatgttacaataatttttttaaataaaaatatattattttaagatatattttcaaataaaaacaattttaaaaataatacattcaAATACTGTTTGAAATACTGTTAAAATAATAGTGAGGCGCCCATGACCCACCCCCCAGGGTTACCAAATTAGGGAGGGAGCAGTAGAGGCTCAGACTCACTGCCTTTCACTTCCTGCCTtcctcctttccttttcttctctggatagatagatagatcacaccatcatcatcatcaattagATCATGGAATTTTGCATTCAAACCcactcatcttcttcttcttcttcttctactgcttccttttcttcttcacctCTCTGTAATTCCCACCTGTTGTCTTCTGGAAGTAAATTGATCACAATCACGGACACCACCGCCATGGCGTCGGCGTCGTTGTCATGGTCATCACCCTTCTGCGTTTCTTTTCTGTTCTGTGCCATAACAATCACTGCTACCCATAATGCtctgatattttaataattaatattacatttcttcttcttcttcttcttgtgtaTACTTTCTtgggttttctttcttctcacaCATTTATTTCTTGGAACCAATTTCTCTCTCCAATCCAGTAGTAGTATAGGAGGAAGCAGGCTAGAAAATGATGCGTGATTCACTCATCACTGTTGCTACTGCAACAACCAtgccgccaccaccaccagcacctTCATCTCATGTTTTGCCCATCAGGTAATGATTAACATTGACAATGGTTTCTTTAATTTGTCACTTGAGCCTATTCTTGGCTgcttgatttataatttatgcTTAAATTTGTGTCCCATCTTCATAAATATgaataaatatttagttttcatgtatgtatgtactTGAATTATTAGAGAGGTGAGGAAGAAGGAATTTTTGTGGTATGCGAAACCCCAAATGTCCCTTTATTCTTTACACAATGATCATATCATATCAGGTATGATCATGAACAACACCGGCGTTGGAGGAGAAGAAATGGGAATGTTATTGTTTCAGTTTCAGCTTCAGCTACCCCTCTTTCAATCAATCAGACGACCATGGACTCATCTTCCCGtcgtctcaaaacttatcaggAGGTTGATTTGTATACCATTTTAACATCCTATCTTGCcttcgtcgtcgtcgtcgtcgtcgtcgtcatcctACTAATTTGCTGTGAAGATAtgttaaactatgtttttttggtTGCATTAATGTCTTTCTTCACCTTTTCTAATCTTGCTACTTATTTTTCATCTTGAAACAATTGCTACCAGGTTGTCAAGTCCGCAAGGGAAAAGTTCACCCAGGAATTCTCCTTCCAATCCAAGGACAAAGACATTTCCCTTGCTAAGGtccttcttcattatttttatgatcaTAACTTGATATCTGGTGATCCGTTCCCTTTTCTTTCCTACTTTTCTCTCTTGTGTGCACCTTAACCAAGCTACTTGTTGCAAATTGCGTGCAAGTTGTTGTGTTATTATATATCTTTACGTATCAAAATCTTGTTATTTCTtggaattaaattgattgaaagtTTCTTTGTTGGGAGATTCTGAATTCCAGTGTGTTTTCTGCTGGCTGGTCTAGGCTTTGCTGTACATTGCATCAGAAGATGAGGCATTTATCGCTCTCAATCAAGAGATGGATGCTTGCTCACTCCTGAATGAGAGGAGAGATGTTTCAGTTGCATCGAATGCCCAGGAGTGGGATTGTGTGGAGCAGATGCCTTTGGCTGGAAAGACAATAAGTGAGTGGGTCAGTGAATTGGACAACATCACCAAGGAGGTCGAAGCAGAGCTAGTTTCAAGAGACATAGGTTGCCATTTGGTTGAACTTTTGGATTCAGTGAATCTAGTCCTTTTTGAGTTGAGAGGCTTCAAAAGATCACCTGTTGTTGTAGATTCAAAGTATTCATACTTGCACACGGTATTAAGCACCAGATGTGGCAGTGGTAAAACttcatcctttttatttaatgCATTTGTAGCTAGTTGTTTTATTGCATTGTTCTGGTTCACTTCGTACATTGGGGCTCTTGAATAACTTTCCTATCTGTGATATATGCTTTATTGCTGTGTTCTTTCGTTCTGTGGGTATTCACCACAAATCTGATCATATATTTTCCTTCTTGACAGCAATTTTGCTTAGTATAATTTACATTGAAGTCTGTAGACGACTTGATCTGACCATTGTGGGATCTCGAGTTGGGGAAGATTTTTTGATATGGCCCCAAATGGGGAACCCAGAGGTGCTTAAATTGTTCATGCTCATCTTCAAAATTTAGCTTGGCAGCTCATTGTTCTTACTAAATTTATTCCTTTCTAATGTGTCATTGAAGCATTTCTTTACAATCTGTCGATGACATCCTGTTGTAAAACCTTATTTTTGGACAAACTTCAAACcagatttttctcattttgctTCTCCTTTCTGTAGGAGCTCTTCAAGGTAACTTCAGGGCACAGCTTGTTTGCAATTGTCAACGGAAGGTGTGTTGAGGACCCTAGATCAAAGGCATCGGATTTAACTGGAAACTCTCTTTTGGGACTTGAGATAGCTACAAAACGAGACATTATAGGGATTGCTCTGGCCAATTTGATTGTGAGTTCTGATTTCTGGAATTTCATCAAATACTTTCCTGTCTTTTACATTTACCAAGATAACCAATGCACTCATTGAGTCCCTTTTTAATTCTTCCATCATTAAGAGTTATTTATTCTCTAAATATGCTTCCTTATGCCCACTTGGGATAAACTAAATCTTAAATTGTGGCAGAGGCTTCACTGGAAACGTGCTTCAAGATCAAATCCTGGATTGATGCTGGCTTCTCCACTTAGGCATGCTCATAATACTGATGAAAAACTTATCAAGTTCCATAGTTCAAGTATTCCTTTGCTTCGGCCTCAAGATCTTAGGTAGTTTTCTTATGTATCTATATGGATGTGTCTGttatcttcattttcttcaatgTTTCAGTGGGCCACGTAGCCCTTATCTTCAAGCTGTTTATTTTCAGATTATCATAAAACAGTTAAGCATGTGACATGGGAACAATAACAGGACAACAGGTTGAATTGTTGATTCTTATAATCTTGATACATGCATCAGTTATGCAGCaagtgtaaaaataataatagaagaaaGCATCATACTGTGTGTCTGGATCGTACCTAATTAACTTGTGTGCTACATCTTCTTAGTGCCAAATTGTAATTGCTTTCTTTTCCCATTGACCATTCCCAGGGTTTTTGCAAGTGTTGTGACATAAACAGTACCTTGGTTGAAGCATTTTATGCCATCAAGATGGATGGGGTTTTAGCTGGTTTTTTGGTGCTATTGTTTCTGCCCATAGAGTCTCTGAGATTATTGAGCCAGTGTCAGTGTTTCCTTTTTTCCTTCTGGTGAGGAATCTTTGTCACTCGTGCAGAAGAAAGGGCTTTGGAAAGTTTTTTGGAAGTCTTGATGCTTTTTAGTTTGTCTCCACGTATCTATTTGACACTGCTGGTTCTGCTTCTGCTCTTTTCCCCCTCTCTTAAAAGATGTGATGCTGCATTGTTCTTATCCGTAACCTTGTTATGGATCTTCTGTCAGTTTGCCATTTTCATGTCCACCTTTTCTTTCAAGGATGCCTTATTATTGTGTGGTTGTGTAAATCGGATGAATTTCTTCTGTGaattttgatttgttagttCCAGGTGTTGATTTCTCTTTGATCGACCAAGCCATTCAATCAATGCTTTCGCGCGCCTTGATTGCCCTGTTTGGTATCGTGTTATCTTCTTCAGTGTTGGTTCCTCCTGGCATTCTTTGCTGTGCTGTGCTCGTTCTCTATCCTGTCTTCTTTAGGACATCtgctggttttgtttttgtgtcaGATGTGGGTCTTGGTGACTGGTCTAGTTGTTGTCTTGGTCTTGGCAGTTTTCTTTGAATTCTTTGGGGTTTCTTCTGCTTCCTTTTGGTAGTCTTTCCAGTTGGCTTTGTGGCTGCAGGTGACAGGAGTCTTTTTCGCTTTTGCATGGTTGTtaggctaggtttttttttttttttttttgtgtgtggctgatttcttgctttattgtttGCCGGGTCTCATTTAGTCATTTACTTATTTGCTAAATTGCCTTTTTACTGCTCAGACTGTCTTTTCTATGGTCTTTAAACATGTTACCGTTTTGTATTATTCGAAGCCTCTTGCTTATAACCTGCAGATGCCCTTGTACTATGAAGAAATACTTGATTTCATGAATAGCACTTTCAAGTTTTGTCCATTTTACTTGTTCATGGAACTAAAGAAGCAAGATTAGAAACTGTGTTTCAAGTTTCAACCTTTGGTTCAGGCTAATTCTTTCTAGAATAGGAAATGCATTCTACTTGAGCAAAAATTTTACTTGGCTTCTTTAACATATTCCTGCCTTTCATTTTCTGGGGAATTGCTCTCTTTTGGGAtagtgatattttatttctGTGGGATCATGAGATGACATCTATATTAAATCTGCTTGCATGCCATCTACTCATTCTCAGAGGATTAGAGGGTATATTTTAAGGATGTGACAAGCATCTGCTTGTTATGATTTGTTGTATTACATTAAGAGTCTGGAAAATAGTTTGTTGTTTGAGATCCATGGTTATTGTAACCCATAAACTGAACTGTGATTGGTGAGGGTGGTTTATGCATTTAAACTTTATGATATTTACTACATTATATTCTGAGGTTGCATGGCTGCAACAGTCACTCTTTTTTTGGAAGTTGCTTTTGTACTGTTTTGTCATGTCAATCTAATTGGCAAATGGCAGTGGCAATGACTTCAAGTTTATGTCTATCAGCTATGGTCAGGCTGTAAAATGTTTCCATACAAGGTGAAATTGgccctctcttttcttttcataatgaAATGCATAAGTGTGCATGTAAATTTGGAGTTCAACTTAGAGCTGAGCTTGCATCTGAACATTCTAAATTGGAAGATAAACTATCTAGCATTGCAATTGTTATATTAGCTCTGGAAGATAAACTTCCTTTCATGCATACCAAACTGAATTACAGAATTCTTCACAGGCTGGCTGTCATGGCTTCGGAAAGATTGTTGATTCTGCAACCGCATAATTGGGCTTTGAGGAGAGACCATGGCATGATGCTGTACTATAACAGGTATAAATTTGGGATCTTCATGCCTTGACAAAAATTGCAACGCATTTCACTATGGTGTGGTTGAATTAATTGGTTGCAATTGCAGGAAATATGGTCAGGCAGTGCAAGAGCTTAGCATTTGCATGGCATTTGCTCCAGAAGAAGAGGCGAAAGTCCTAGAAGCATTTGTTGAGAAATTGCACTTGTTGCGGCTTGAATCATCATGGAAGTCTTTGGGACACACTGGTCAGCTAACAGTTCCTTGAGGTGTTTGTACATAAGTCTCCCTCCCTCCTCCCCTTCTCTTtgtaattaaaatgatgttCCGTTGTTTGTTGCAAGAGTGTGTTTGTGTGTATATGCGCATGCGCGCGTGTATGTTAGATTCATATTGTAAACCTGACTGAGTCAAATATGgtggttttaatttaattagatagaaaaaaaaaaaaaagtagatgaatcaaaattttataaaaaaataattataataacacgaggagaaaatattttttacaaaaataaacaaaatatgtaTCTCATTATTTTACAAcccattaaatataaaagaacaaaatggggtaaaaaaaaacataaaaaactagtTCTGGTTAAACTAAGTTAATATGATAAACTTGTAACTTCAGTAATCAAGGCTGAGTCAATctgtgatattttattaaactcatgATCCAGattatgagattgaaataacccagtaagaaaaataaaaagaattataaagccttcttttcttaaaaaagaaaacatgttaactttttaaatatatgattcTGGTCATTGGACTCaaaatactttatttgaaaaaaaccatgaagttcaattctcaatcaatcaaatattaaaagataaaattaaaaaaaattagatatacAAAGGGTTCAAAaagtagcaattaaaaaaataaggattaagattcaaatatcaaataaattttatatttgattgaagagtAAAATTGAGAAGAGAATTTAATTTAGCAAAAagacccaaaaaaattaaaagaataaatataaaaattgatataaaaaataaaaataaatttttgattgaaaggtgaaattgaaaaaataaataaattttacataaagatcaagaaaaaaattaaaaaccaaaactttgattgaagggtaaaaataaaaagaataataacttttccaaaagagttaagaaaaaattagaagccaaaactttaattgaagggtgaaaataaaaagaattataacttttttaaaagggttaagaaaaaaaagattaaaaaccaaaataataaggatcaaactgaaaaacataataatatcaatttggattgaaggataaaattaaaaacaaataaaattttaaaaaagtactaggaaaaaaaataaaaatcaaaagaatataaaccaagttgaaaaatataatatttgtaaattgagattgaatgataaaattaaaaacaaataaaacttatacAAAATGGctaagagaaaaattaaaattaaaagaataaggactaaagttAAAATACGAACAACAAAGAGGgcaaaactcaatttaatttaaaaaaaaaaacataaaaaagcatgatttttttaaaaggaaaaatcacacaaaaaaagTTAGAAAGAGCTCGCGCACTGGTCGTTTTTTTAAACGACAACTTGTCATccactcaatatttttttgaaaaaaatatctagacGACGTGTCACCTAGTATTCTCTAGATTTTAGCTATTATGATGGCTGATAAAACAGGATCTATGTTTGTTTGACTCAGACACTCATTTTCTAATTTAAGTAGAACTCCTCTCATCaaataaaaccatttgacacatAAAACAACCATTTTGGTGGTCGTAATTGGTGTTATCGttgattttctctttctattgtTGGAATCATATGTTCTCTCTCCTCTTACAAATTAgggaataaaatataaaaaatgaatttctacaccaaaattaattttgcaaaaCTATCAAGGGACCGAATAGGTGTTGTAACAACCTCGATTTTCTAATCACTTTTTTCACGATATAATGGGAATTTTcaggtaatatatatatatatatatatatatatatatatatatatatatatatatatatatatatatatatatatatatatatatatggttccATAAAAATTCAGTCTCTTCGGAGGTCTcaaattatcaacaaaatcatgttacacttttaattttaatttacatcccgatccaatcatcttGAATCTCAACCTAACTTATGATCATCAACACCACATCTTATTCaatatcatataatataattcaaataaaagatccaatttcaactataaacatACACGGTTAAATAGGTActagagttacaaacattagattaacGTCGTACAT is part of the Populus nigra chromosome 8, ddPopNigr1.1, whole genome shotgun sequence genome and harbors:
- the LOC133700416 gene encoding uncharacterized protein LOC133700416 isoform X2, translated to MMRDSLITVATATTMPPPPPAPSSHVLPIRYDHEQHRRWRRRNGNVIVSVSASATPLSINQTTMDSSSRRLKTYQEVVKSAREKFTQEFSFQSKDKDISLAKALLYIASEDEAFIALNQEMDACSLLNERRDVSVASNAQEWDCVEQMPLAGKTISEWVSELDNITKEVEAELVSRDIGCHLVELLDSVNLVLFELRGFKRSPVVVDSKYSYLHTVLSTRCGSAILLSIIYIEVCRRLDLTIVGSRVGEDFLIWPQMGNPEELFKVTSGHSLFAIVNGRCVEDPRSKASDLTGNSLLGLEIATKRDIIGIALANLIRLHWKRASRSNPGLMLASPLRHAHNTDEKLIKFHSSSIPLLRPQDLRLS
- the LOC133700416 gene encoding uncharacterized protein LOC133700416 isoform X1, which encodes MMRDSLITVATATTMPPPPPAPSSHVLPIRYDHEQHRRWRRRNGNVIVSVSASATPLSINQTTMDSSSRRLKTYQEVVKSAREKFTQEFSFQSKDKDISLAKALLYIASEDEAFIALNQEMDACSLLNERRDVSVASNAQEWDCVEQMPLAGKTISEWVSELDNITKEVEAELVSRDIGCHLVELLDSVNLVLFELRGFKRSPVVVDSKYSYLHTVLSTRCGSAILLSIIYIEVCRRLDLTIVGSRVGEDFLIWPQMGNPEELFKVTSGHSLFAIVNGRCVEDPRSKASDLTGNSLLGLEIATKRDIIGIALANLIRLHWKRASRSNPGLMLASPLRHAHNTDEKLIKFHSSSIPLLRPQDLRLAVMASERLLILQPHNWALRRDHGMMLYYNRKYGQAVQELSICMAFAPEEEAKVLEAFVEKLHLLRLESSWKSLGHTGQLTVP
- the LOC133700416 gene encoding uncharacterized protein LOC133700416 isoform X3 encodes the protein MDACSLLNERRDVSVASNAQEWDCVEQMPLAGKTISEWVSELDNITKEVEAELVSRDIGCHLVELLDSVNLVLFELRGFKRSPVVVDSKYSYLHTVLSTRCGSAILLSIIYIEVCRRLDLTIVGSRVGEDFLIWPQMGNPEELFKVTSGHSLFAIVNGRCVEDPRSKASDLTGNSLLGLEIATKRDIIGIALANLIRLHWKRASRSNPGLMLASPLRHAHNTDEKLIKFHSSSIPLLRPQDLRLAVMASERLLILQPHNWALRRDHGMMLYYNRKYGQAVQELSICMAFAPEEEAKVLEAFVEKLHLLRLESSWKSLGHTGQLTVP